In Candidatus Bathyarchaeota archaeon, the genomic stretch TAAACGGGTTAATTCACCCATTAGATTTAAAGGTTAGCGTTTCTCAAGCTCTTATAGAGATTTTAAAGGGCGTTAGAGAAAGATTCAAAGCGAATCCAACGCCTTTAAAAGCTGTTTTAAACTTAAAAGTCACAAGGTGAAATGGGAATTTAAAATGCTTAATTTAGAAGTTAAATATGAAAGGCTGAATAAGCTTATAGAAAGATTAATTTTACACGCTAGCGACGGGGCATCAATTATTGTTGAAGGTAAAAAAGATAAATTATCTCTTAAGCGTTTAGGAGTTGAAAAAGGCGTTTTATGCTTAAAAGCTTCAGATAAAAACTTTTATGATTTCACAGCATTAATTAAAGGTGAAGCGGTTTTAATGGTTGACTTCGATAAAGAAGGAGAAGATTTAGCGCTTAAATTAACCAGAGAATTAACCAAAATGAAAATTAAAGTTAATAACTCTATATGGCGAAGAATAAGAGATTTAACTAAGCCTGAAGTTAAAAGTATAGAAGAGCTAGCAAATTATATGGAAAAAATAAAAAGCAAAATTCTAAATGCAACTTAAATAATCTAATATTTTATGGGAGGTTTTATTAAATGATTGAAAGCTCATCCGTTTATACCCCAACAACAAAATATATTGTTATAGCTAAATTTGAGGTGGATGGGGTTGTAGAGAAACCTGATGTTGTCGGCGCAATCTTCGGGCAAACAGAAGGTTTATTTGGTCCAGATTTAGATTTAAGAGAACTTCAAAAAAGCAATAGAATTGGCCGGATAGAGATAACTTTAAAATCTGAGCATGATAAAACTTTCGGTTCAATAAAAATTCCTTCAAGCTTAGATAAAGCTTCAACAGCTATAATCGCTGCTGCAATAGAAAGCATAGATAGAATAGGTCCATGTGGAGCTAAAATAACTTTAGAGAAAATAGAGGATTTAAGAGAAGAGAAAAGAAAAAGAATTTTAGAGAAAGCTAAAGAGATTTTGAAAAACTGGGTTTTAGAAAGCTCCCCAACCAGCGAAGAAATTATAAAAGAAGTTTCAAACGTTATAAAAATGTCTGAAATTTGCTCTTTAGGCGTTGAAGGATTACCAGCTGGACCTGAAGCCTCTGAAAGCAGCTCTATCATAATAGTTGAAGGTAGAGCTGATGTAGTTAACTTGCTGAAATGCGGGATAAAAAATGTTATTGGCATAGAAGGAACAAAAATTCCTCAAACAATAATTGATTTATGCAAAAACAAGGAGGTTA encodes the following:
- a CDS encoding toprim domain-containing protein — translated: MLNLEVKYERLNKLIERLILHASDGASIIVEGKKDKLSLKRLGVEKGVLCLKASDKNFYDFTALIKGEAVLMVDFDKEGEDLALKLTRELTKMKIKVNNSIWRRIRDLTKPEVKSIEELANYMEKIKSKILNAT
- a CDS encoding DNA primase; this translates as MIESSSVYTPTTKYIVIAKFEVDGVVEKPDVVGAIFGQTEGLFGPDLDLRELQKSNRIGRIEITLKSEHDKTFGSIKIPSSLDKASTAIIAAAIESIDRIGPCGAKITLEKIEDLREEKRKRILEKAKEILKNWVLESSPTSEEIIKEVSNVIKMSEICSLGVEGLPAGPEASESSSIIIVEGRADVVNLLKCGIKNVIGIEGTKIPQTIIDLCKNKEVTAFLDGDRGGDLILKELLQVAEIDYVARAPPGKEVEELTPKEVMKQLREKIPVEQLKLENYITVKSSLPKEIFDTIKDLKGTLEAVFFDEKGNILSRMPVGELAEKIKDVEEAYYLVFDGIITQRILDLAETKEIKVIIGDRISEIAKIPVNIKVLTFANLNQHL